AACATGGAATCTTGCCTGCGTCTCATTTTTAATTCACGTTTCTTTTAACTGATTctaggtttgttttttgctcttatTTATAAAGTTATGTTCCTGTAAACATTTCCAGACGGTTAAATACCAGGAACCAGCTCATTAGTCGAGCACATCTGTTTTTAGTGTCACCAGGTTCTCTGCAAACAGGTTCTCCTGCTTtgatgagtggaaaaaaaaaagtttccgaAGTTCCTGAATCAGAACCAACACCGCCTGCAGCTCGAGCGCCCTCTGGTGTTTAGACGGAGGTACTGCAGCCCCAAAACGTCCTGCCTGATTTACAGgatcattaaagaaaaaacaagtttgtttctgAATCGTTTCAAATGACTGAATCATAAACCTGTACACAGAGCCACAAAtcagcttttactttttagttattttgaaaCCACCTCTTGAGGTTTCATGGCTAAATGTTGCCCAGGTGATGAAAAGGGTCATTTATTGAACCATAAACTCATTAAACAAATCCTAATTTTGTTTTAGCCCTGGCACTttttagtctgattttttttatggtgTTTGCAGTTTATGCCAACATCCAGACCACCTGTAGGAAGAttaccataaataaaaaaactatggAAGACAACATTGTTGGTAATCTGTCTCTTTGTATCAAAACCTTATTTAGACAGCTAACAGTGGCCAAGAAACATCAGAGAACattaccatattttccagactataaggcgcacttttagtcttataatccagagcgccttatatatggaaaaagtaatattttagaacaactttggtaaactacagaGCTGCACTGCTTGTAGCATTAAGGCTGTTCTAGTCGTGCAGGGCTCTGTGCATGGACCTGAGCGAGTGGCGTTTAGTTGacgcttatgtcggtgcagtgtccttccgtgagttttgaaacgtttgattatctttgcgATCTctcagagggatcatataaatgctgatacgaaccagctccgctagagcaccgaaatcatccattttgaacaCAGCACGGCGTGCAGTTACAataattgggaggtgcacgcgCCTTCTAGTCTGCTGCgctttatataaaacaaaagttcgaaaatggaccattcattgacagtgcgtcgtataatccagtgtgccctatagtgcggtACTCTAGCATGTGATCCAGCCACATTTTTAGttctgataaaagaaaaaaaatgtgattcagTGGTGAGGTCCCTTTAGGAAACTATAAGCAGTAAATTGTTAACATGGTACCAATTACGTCATGCTTCACTTCACACGggcctttacaaaaaaaaaaaaaaaagaaagactgtcTCAAGTTCATGGTCAAGTCGGTTCGAGTTCACGTCAACCCAGAAATAAAACCAGCCGACTGATTTGTTTTGGAACATGTTTTATTACGTTTAGTTCTCCTTCTCCTGGACGGTCTTAGTTCCACGCAGTCTGCCTGTACGACGGGCAGCGATGAGACCGACCTTACGCCCAGCAGGCGCGTCCCTCCTGATTGTGGAGGGTTTGCCGATGTGCTGATGGTTACCACCACCGAAGGGATGCTCAACAGGCTGCAGGGAAACAACGACAACAACATGGTTTGGTTTGAGAAGCTCCCTATAGTCGTATCTACATATTTTAATCCCCTCCTCAGTTCTCTGAGTGGATCAAGGTGATGGACGTGTTTGCTTACATTCATAGCCACACCACGGACACGTGGCCAGCAGTTCCTCTTGGCCTTGTACTTGTGGTAGGCCCGACCGGCCTTCAGGATGGGCTTATCAATACGACCGCCTCCAGCGACCACACctttaaacacaggaggagaCACTCAGACATCAGACTTTAAGGACGACGACGTTCCGGTGCCACTCGGGTTCTTACCAACAACAGCTCTGTTGGCGGAGGAGATGACCTTCTTGGAGCCCGAGGGCAGCTTGACTCTGGACTTCTTGGTCTCGGGGTTGTGGGAGATGACAGTGGCGTAGTTCCCCGACGCGCGGGCCAGCTTGCCCCGGTCACCGGGCTTCTCCTCCAGGCAGCAGATGATGGTTCCCTCGGGCATCGTTCCAACGGGCAGAACGTTCCCGATGttcagctgagctgcagagacGACGGGAAGTTGGCTTTAAACTGACAAGTCAGCCGTCCGTCAGAGAACGATTCAAAGTTCACAAATATTATCAGACGTTCTTTAATGCTCTGGACGTCATCAACCACCCCACATCCCATCTTACATAAAATCCTTCATGTTTCCTCAAGCTGTAAATCAAATATATACTCATCCTTTCAGTTTTATCACCACTTTTACTTTCAGGACTCTGATCTTTGCCATTTCAAatccaaaaacagaaaccaaacccTAAACATGACCAAGAAGTCGGGTAGAAGAACCAAAGAGTGACTCAGAGTTGGGCCTGAGCTGTGCTGCAGTTgcggacttaaaaaaaaaattatttgaatcAAAATGATGCCTCACTGATAAAATCAGCTGACATTAGGTGATGTGAAATGAAATCCTGACTGTAAAAACGCCAACACTTCACACCCTAATCAACAATAATCCCCACAGCAGCGAGGAAACGTCACAGTTCAGATTAATTCATCACTTTGTTTAGGAATACTGACAGTTCAACAAGTTTGTAAACCTTTCTAGAAATCTGACCTAATTTATCCcccaataaaacaaatttaacgtCCAAATCTGATAAAATGTTTGTAGTGTTGCAGAAACGTCTGTTAAGTTTTCAAGTTTAATCCgttgattgtttgttttcagtgccCATCTTCACTTAGGC
This genomic stretch from Kryptolebias marmoratus isolate JLee-2015 linkage group LG6, ASM164957v2, whole genome shotgun sequence harbors:
- the rpl8 gene encoding 60S ribosomal protein L8; this encodes MQTAVLFQYTMGRVIRGQRKGAGSVFRAHVKHRKGAAKLRHIDFAERHGYIKGIVKDIIHDPGRGAPLAKVVFRDPYRFKKRTELFIAAEGIHTGQFIYCGKKAQLNIGNVLPVGTMPEGTIICCLEEKPGDRGKLARASGNYATVISHNPETKKSRVKLPSGSKKVISSANRAVVGVVAGGGRIDKPILKAGRAYHKYKAKRNCWPRVRGVAMNPVEHPFGGGNHQHIGKPSTIRRDAPAGRKVGLIAARRTGRLRGTKTVQEKEN